A window of the Acetobacteraceae bacterium genome harbors these coding sequences:
- a CDS encoding iron-sulfur cluster assembly accessory protein, translating to MTHDFLISSGAKKRISEILSDEKTVEGQKSGVRILVDAGGCNGYQYKFSIDKANPEEDIIFEEDGAIVLIDKLSLDLIKGSELQYEDELMGAHFKIKNPNAASCCGCGNSFSLPEDEDD from the coding sequence ATGACACATGATTTTTTAATTTCTTCTGGTGCAAAAAAACGCATTTCTGAAATCCTATCCGATGAAAAAACGGTTGAAGGACAGAAATCAGGGGTGCGTATTCTCGTTGATGCAGGTGGATGCAACGGCTATCAATATAAATTTTCGATTGATAAAGCCAATCCCGAAGAAGATATTATTTTTGAAGAAGACGGGGCTATTGTCCTCATTGATAAACTAAGTCTCGACCTTATCAAAGGAAGCGAACTTCAGTACGAAGATGAACTCATGGGAGCACATTTTAAAATTAAAAATCCAAATGCGGCTTCCTGCTGCGGTTGTGGCAATAGCTTTTCCCTCCCTGAAGATGAGGATGACTAA
- a CDS encoding alpha-keto acid decarboxylase family protein — MISIGKYLINRLYEAGLRRIYGVPGDFNLNFLELLIEDGRIEWVGCCNELNAAYAADGDARISGFAAVLTTYGVGDLSALQPLAGSFCENVPILSISGLPSLNAVKNRFPLHHTLLNGDYDNVMAAHRPFTAYQARLTPEGKAGQEIDRLIEGILREKKPGYLQLPSDVTQVLIPESQQPLDLIFPPSDPETLRVITAFLVEKLNASERPFIAMGSLIGRYGLQGEVLSLCQKLNIPYCLTADSKTLLPRKNPLFAGQYAGKGSIPLTLYHEIAHSDCIIAIGIALSDLTSGLFSNDVSADIRIELTPYGATTGFAVAGRGLGKSLTGARLKDVLDGVKAKAKPHSGRALPQVEEEGQRVDQKWGFEAFLYKMQSFVSEKICFLLRRERLPFPSTVLTYQMVLNMRRRIIGALSDGQRLPFSEGH, encoded by the coding sequence ATGATCTCTATTGGTAAGTATCTTATTAACCGTCTTTATGAGGCAGGTTTACGAAGAATTTACGGTGTTCCTGGTGATTTTAATTTAAATTTTTTGGAACTTTTGATTGAAGACGGTCGTATTGAATGGGTTGGGTGTTGTAATGAGCTAAATGCGGCTTATGCTGCGGATGGGGATGCTCGGATAAGCGGTTTTGCCGCTGTTTTGACAACTTATGGGGTTGGCGACCTTTCTGCGCTTCAACCACTTGCAGGGTCATTTTGTGAAAATGTACCTATTCTTTCTATTTCAGGTTTACCCTCTTTAAATGCGGTTAAAAACCGTTTTCCATTGCATCACACACTTTTAAATGGTGATTATGACAATGTGATGGCTGCGCATCGCCCGTTTACGGCTTATCAGGCACGGTTAACACCGGAGGGTAAAGCAGGCCAAGAAATCGATCGCCTTATTGAAGGAATCTTGAGAGAAAAGAAGCCTGGCTATTTACAGCTTCCAAGCGATGTTACACAGGTTTTAATCCCAGAATCACAGCAACCTTTGGATCTCATTTTTCCACCGAGTGATCCTGAAACGTTGCGTGTCATTACAGCGTTTCTCGTTGAAAAACTCAATGCTTCTGAGAGGCCCTTCATCGCAATGGGTTCCTTGATTGGGCGTTATGGTTTGCAAGGAGAAGTTTTGTCTTTATGTCAAAAACTCAATATTCCTTATTGCTTAACGGCGGATTCAAAAACGCTTTTACCGAGGAAAAATCCACTTTTTGCTGGACAATATGCAGGGAAAGGATCCATTCCTTTAACGCTTTATCATGAGATCGCACATTCAGATTGCATCATTGCAATTGGCATTGCTTTGTCTGATCTTACCAGTGGCTTGTTTAGCAATGATGTGTCAGCCGATATTCGTATTGAATTAACACCTTATGGCGCAACAACAGGCTTCGCTGTTGCTGGGCGAGGTCTAGGAAAGAGCTTGACGGGTGCACGTTTAAAAGATGTGTTAGATGGCGTTAAGGCAAAGGCTAAGCCACATTCTGGACGTGCGTTGCCCCAAGTTGAAGAAGAAGGGCAACGAGTAGATCAAAAATGGGGATTTGAAGCTTTTTTATACAAGATGCAGTCTTTTGTTTCTGAAAAGATTTGCTTTTTGTTGAGACGGGAACGTCTTCCATTTCCTTCAACCGTTTTGACTTACCAGATGGTATTAAATATGAGACGCAGAATAATTGGGGCGCTATCGGATGGGCAACGCCTGCCGTTTTCGGAGGGGCATTAG
- the xth gene encoding exodeoxyribonuclease III: protein MSSFSLASWNINSIRARSHLVLDWLKRHPECLAVGLQEIKCENEQFPDCFEKEGFYTAILGQKAYNGVVIISRSPLKNLKKGLDGQDESGARYLEGELETPLGEITLGNLYLPNGNSNGDIGLQQKFDFFEALRLRGKELIKKEKQFIFLGDFNVCPSEKDYAKGTLSQTDALLHPKSLAGFRSLEWLGLTDALRALHPNDIEYSFFDYQGGAFQKGNGLRIDHALLTPKLAEDLEKAWIDIEERSKEKPSDHAPLVIEFPSVMK, encoded by the coding sequence ATGTCCTCTTTTTCACTCGCTTCTTGGAATATCAATTCAATCCGTGCCCGCTCGCATCTTGTGCTGGATTGGCTCAAAAGACATCCTGAATGTTTGGCTGTGGGATTACAGGAAATCAAATGCGAAAATGAGCAATTTCCAGATTGTTTTGAAAAAGAGGGCTTTTACACTGCTATCTTAGGGCAAAAAGCCTATAACGGCGTTGTGATTATCAGCCGTTCTCCTCTTAAAAATCTTAAAAAAGGTCTAGACGGACAAGATGAATCTGGCGCACGCTACCTCGAAGGGGAACTTGAAACGCCTTTAGGAGAGATCACTCTCGGAAACCTTTACTTGCCAAATGGCAATAGTAATGGGGACATAGGCCTTCAGCAAAAATTTGATTTTTTTGAGGCTCTTAGATTAAGAGGCAAAGAACTCATTAAAAAAGAAAAACAATTCATTTTTTTAGGGGATTTTAATGTCTGCCCCTCAGAAAAAGATTACGCAAAAGGTACTTTATCCCAAACAGATGCCCTGCTTCACCCAAAATCTTTGGCAGGCTTTAGAAGCCTTGAATGGCTTGGCCTTACAGATGCTCTCAGAGCCTTACATCCGAATGACATTGAATATAGTTTTTTTGATTACCAAGGGGGCGCTTTCCAAAAAGGTAACGGTTTGAGAATTGATCACGCCCTGCTGACACCAAAACTAGCAGAGGATTTAGAAAAAGCTTGGATTGATATTGAGGAGCGTAGCAAAGAAAAACCTTCTGACCACGCTCCCCTTGTTATTGAATTTCCTTCAGTTATGAAATGA
- the aspS gene encoding aspartate--tRNA ligase gives MNSYRTHHCEALRAADAGKDVRLSGWLQSKRDHGGVLFLDLRDAHGVTQIVVPAGSPLTEALEKLRIESVITIDGKVILRGEGQQNTKIPTGEIEVTAEKLTVISAADLLPFQVHSNEKYPEDLRLKYRFLDLRRPQMRNNILLRSKVISSLRRHMEAEGFLELQTPILTASSPEGARDFLVPARLHPGKFYALPQAPQQFKQLAMVGGFEKYFQIAPCFRDEASRADRSPGEFYQMDMEMAFVTQEDVFAVLERVLSGVFKEFVPSDWKVDEAPFERIPYAESMAKYGCDKPDLRNPLILSDVTEAFENSSFGLFAKIAADGGRVVAIPAPGAAEKGRAFFDKLNKWAREEGMGGLGYVIFAEEGAKGPIAKNLEPERLEKIKAISGVKEGDAVFFLASSGKPEELNRFATVARMQVGEALDLVEKNAYRFCWVVDFPMYERDEETGQIDFSHNPFSMPQGGMDSLLNKDPLEIKAWQYDIVCNGVELSSGAIRNHQPEVMIKAFEIAGYPAEEVEKRFGGLYNAFKFGAPPHGGAAPGVDRMVMLLADEPNIREVTLFPLNQKGEDLMMEAPAEITEERWKELHLKLNLPPKPSVSVEKK, from the coding sequence ATGAATTCGTATCGGACACATCATTGTGAAGCCCTTAGAGCAGCAGATGCTGGAAAGGATGTACGCCTCTCAGGTTGGCTACAAAGCAAACGGGATCATGGAGGGGTGCTGTTTCTAGATTTGCGTGATGCGCATGGTGTGACACAAATTGTTGTCCCTGCGGGAAGCCCTTTGACGGAAGCACTTGAAAAGCTCCGTATTGAAAGTGTGATTACAATTGACGGAAAAGTGATTCTCCGTGGTGAAGGTCAGCAAAATACAAAAATTCCTACAGGCGAAATTGAAGTTACTGCGGAAAAACTGACTGTTATTTCTGCGGCGGATCTCCTACCATTTCAAGTTCACAGCAATGAAAAATATCCAGAGGATTTACGCTTAAAATACCGCTTTTTGGATTTGCGCCGTCCACAAATGCGCAACAATATTCTTTTAAGAAGTAAAGTGATTTCCAGTCTGCGCCGTCATATGGAGGCAGAAGGCTTTTTGGAATTGCAAACGCCTATTTTAACAGCTTCCTCTCCAGAAGGCGCAAGAGATTTCTTAGTGCCAGCCCGTTTGCATCCAGGAAAATTTTATGCGCTTCCACAAGCGCCTCAGCAGTTTAAGCAGCTTGCAATGGTGGGCGGATTTGAAAAATATTTCCAAATCGCCCCATGTTTTCGAGATGAGGCATCGCGTGCAGACCGTAGTCCAGGTGAGTTTTATCAGATGGATATGGAAATGGCTTTTGTCACACAAGAGGATGTTTTTGCGGTTCTTGAACGGGTTCTTTCTGGTGTTTTTAAAGAGTTCGTGCCTTCGGATTGGAAGGTGGACGAAGCACCTTTTGAGCGTATTCCTTATGCAGAATCAATGGCAAAATACGGATGCGATAAACCAGATTTACGAAACCCCTTAATTCTTTCAGATGTAACAGAAGCTTTTGAAAACTCTTCCTTTGGCCTGTTTGCTAAAATTGCCGCAGATGGCGGGCGTGTTGTTGCCATTCCAGCACCGGGTGCCGCGGAAAAAGGACGTGCTTTCTTTGATAAGCTCAATAAATGGGCACGGGAAGAAGGCATGGGAGGTTTGGGTTATGTGATTTTTGCCGAAGAGGGTGCAAAAGGGCCTATTGCTAAAAATCTTGAGCCAGAACGTCTGGAAAAAATTAAAGCGATTTCAGGTGTAAAAGAGGGCGACGCCGTCTTCTTCTTAGCATCCTCAGGAAAACCAGAAGAGCTTAATCGTTTTGCAACGGTTGCGAGAATGCAGGTTGGGGAAGCATTGGATTTGGTCGAAAAGAATGCTTACCGCTTTTGCTGGGTGGTTGATTTCCCAATGTATGAAAGAGATGAGGAAACAGGGCAAATTGATTTCTCCCATAATCCATTCTCAATGCCTCAAGGCGGAATGGATTCGCTTTTAAACAAAGATCCTTTGGAAATTAAAGCATGGCAATATGATATTGTTTGTAACGGTGTTGAACTTTCCTCAGGCGCTATCCGTAACCATCAGCCAGAAGTTATGATTAAAGCCTTTGAAATTGCAGGTTATCCAGCGGAAGAGGTCGAAAAACGCTTTGGTGGATTGTATAATGCGTTTAAATTTGGCGCTCCTCCACATGGTGGCGCAGCCCCTGGTGTTGACCGTATGGTAATGCTCCTAGCGGACGAGCCAAATATCCGTGAAGTCACACTCTTCCCTCTAAATCAGAAAGGGGAGGATTTGATGATGGAAGCTCCTGCGGAAATCACAGAAGAACGTTGGAAAGAACTTCATTTAAAATTGAACCTTCCGCCAAAACCTTCTGTTTCTGTTGAAAAGAAATAA
- a CDS encoding arginine--tRNA ligase: MIQEVKTTPALDITKNGDLLGAAKKVICDVLAEKLALPEEILSRVELTLSRDAAHGDLSTNAAMIAARPLKTAPKVLASKIVEALRDHKAFTKIEVAGPGFINFTLDPDILRQVIPAVLSLGSEQWGRSTLGAGKKVNIEYVSANPTGPLHVGHCRGSVVGDALAGVFERAGYDVTREYYINDAGNQVKALAWASYWRYLEAIGKAVPAEEFTQHAPGGLQYQGEYLKPVGEALKEEFGESLIKDGLLTPSKETIAMIRKKAVAMMMDDIKNDLEALGIHHEIFTSEAAIFEEGKVDKTIASLEAKGLVYEGTLPPPKGKLPDDWEERPQRLFRSTDFGDDVDRALKKSDGTNTYFANDLGYHADKASRADMMIDVWGADHGGYVSRLKSGVKAFTDKPVAFEVLLCQIVRILKDGEPFKMSKRAGTFVTVRDLLGEVDKDAVRFTILTRKADAQMDFDLDLAVAQSRDNPVFYVQYAHARCCSVLRMAQEKFKEAETVSLADVDLSSLTSQEELGIIRRVAEFPKVVEASAQHREPHRIATYCMQLASDFHALWNKGNDQLELRFIQEDKGATFARLALVKTIAETIKAALSVIGVDAREEMR; the protein is encoded by the coding sequence ATGATTCAAGAGGTAAAGACAACTCCAGCTTTGGACATTACGAAAAATGGCGACTTATTGGGGGCTGCAAAGAAAGTCATTTGCGATGTTTTGGCTGAAAAGTTAGCGTTGCCAGAGGAAATTCTTTCCCGTGTTGAATTAACCCTTTCCAGAGATGCTGCGCATGGAGATTTGTCAACAAATGCGGCAATGATTGCCGCACGGCCTCTAAAAACAGCCCCTAAAGTTTTGGCGTCTAAAATTGTTGAAGCGCTGCGAGACCATAAGGCTTTCACGAAAATTGAGGTCGCAGGGCCGGGCTTTATCAATTTTACCCTTGATCCAGATATTCTACGCCAAGTGATTCCAGCCGTGCTTTCTTTGGGTTCTGAACAATGGGGAAGATCCACGTTAGGTGCTGGCAAAAAAGTAAATATCGAGTATGTTTCTGCAAATCCAACAGGTCCTTTGCATGTTGGGCATTGTCGTGGCTCTGTTGTTGGAGATGCTTTGGCAGGCGTTTTCGAGCGTGCAGGTTATGATGTCACACGGGAATATTACATTAATGATGCTGGAAATCAGGTAAAGGCTTTGGCTTGGGCCTCTTATTGGCGCTATCTTGAGGCCATTGGCAAGGCTGTTCCTGCTGAAGAATTTACACAGCATGCTCCTGGTGGTCTGCAATATCAGGGAGAATATCTCAAACCTGTTGGCGAGGCCTTGAAAGAAGAATTCGGAGAGAGTCTGATTAAAGACGGTCTCTTGACCCCATCAAAGGAAACCATTGCCATGATCCGCAAAAAAGCGGTTGCCATGATGATGGACGATATTAAAAATGATCTAGAAGCGCTGGGCATTCATCACGAAATTTTCACGAGTGAAGCTGCCATTTTTGAAGAAGGAAAAGTTGATAAAACAATTGCTTCTCTCGAAGCTAAAGGCCTTGTTTATGAAGGAACGCTTCCGCCACCAAAAGGGAAACTTCCAGATGATTGGGAAGAGCGTCCACAAAGGCTTTTCCGTTCAACAGATTTCGGAGATGATGTTGATAGGGCGCTCAAGAAAAGCGATGGTACAAATACTTATTTTGCAAATGACTTAGGCTACCATGCAGATAAGGCCTCTCGTGCAGATATGATGATTGACGTTTGGGGCGCAGATCATGGAGGCTATGTTTCCCGTTTAAAATCTGGAGTGAAAGCTTTTACAGACAAGCCTGTTGCGTTTGAAGTATTGCTTTGCCAGATTGTGCGTATTTTAAAAGATGGTGAACCTTTTAAAATGTCGAAACGTGCGGGCACATTTGTGACGGTTAGGGACTTGTTGGGTGAGGTGGATAAGGACGCTGTGCGCTTTACCATCCTTACCCGAAAAGCAGATGCGCAGATGGATTTTGATCTTGATTTGGCAGTTGCACAAAGCAGAGACAATCCTGTTTTTTATGTGCAATATGCGCATGCAAGATGCTGTTCTGTTTTAAGAATGGCGCAGGAGAAGTTTAAAGAAGCAGAAACGGTTTCTTTGGCAGATGTTGATTTATCTTCTTTGACTTCACAGGAAGAGCTTGGGATCATTCGTAGAGTGGCAGAATTTCCAAAGGTGGTTGAGGCTTCCGCCCAACATCGTGAGCCACATCGCATTGCAACTTACTGCATGCAGTTAGCAAGTGATTTTCATGCTCTTTGGAATAAAGGTAACGATCAGCTGGAATTACGTTTTATTCAAGAAGATAAAGGAGCAACTTTTGCTCGTTTAGCCTTGGTGAAAACAATTGCAGAAACGATTAAAGCAGCTTTGTCTGTAATAGGGGTGGATGCCCGTGAGGAAATGCGCTGA
- a CDS encoding DUF2076 domain-containing protein: MNNEEQNIIGQFLARVGGGQGVQQALPPIDPEADRYIGQQFQRYPEARYRVTQLAVVQEAALRNAQARIQSLESQLQQAQAALNQARQQQQGGGGFFSNLFGGGKGNPAQGYPPPPTARGMRQPPGYGQQGYAQQPQYGQPPMGAFQSSGKGFLGSALQTATGVAGGMLAAHALEGLFSGHHEAGASGGFADGGSGFGAGAAGGGADAGYDPSSDPFAGTGTEDNSGFADSDFGGDDSGGGGDWGGGDDFGGFDDSIF, encoded by the coding sequence ATGAATAATGAAGAGCAAAACATTATCGGTCAGTTCCTCGCAAGAGTGGGCGGTGGACAAGGTGTTCAACAGGCACTTCCGCCGATTGATCCAGAGGCCGATCGTTATATTGGACAGCAATTTCAGCGCTATCCTGAGGCAAGATATCGTGTAACGCAGCTCGCTGTGGTGCAGGAGGCCGCTTTGAGAAATGCGCAGGCTCGTATTCAATCTTTAGAATCACAGTTGCAGCAGGCACAAGCCGCATTAAATCAAGCCCGTCAGCAACAGCAGGGCGGAGGCGGATTTTTCTCTAATTTATTTGGTGGCGGAAAAGGAAATCCAGCACAAGGCTATCCACCACCGCCAACAGCAAGGGGGATGCGCCAACCTCCTGGTTATGGGCAGCAGGGTTACGCCCAACAGCCACAATATGGACAGCCGCCAATGGGGGCTTTTCAATCTTCAGGCAAAGGTTTTTTAGGATCTGCTTTGCAGACGGCAACAGGTGTTGCGGGTGGTATGCTAGCAGCGCATGCCCTAGAGGGGCTTTTCTCTGGCCATCATGAAGCAGGCGCTTCGGGTGGTTTCGCAGATGGCGGTTCTGGTTTTGGCGCAGGCGCAGCTGGTGGCGGAGCAGATGCTGGCTATGATCCATCGTCCGATCCCTTTGCTGGAACAGGAACAGAAGACAATTCAGGCTTTGCAGATTCTGATTTTGGTGGAGATGATTCTGGCGGAGGCGGTGATTGGGGTGGTGGAGATGATTTCGGCGGATTTGACGATTCGATCTTTTAA
- a CDS encoding glycine--tRNA ligase subunit beta codes for MLVASFLQHRELPISGVLELWQKQPAKRGSRWRHPKMAEFFLELISEQIPSRFQQFGAETLAKELEKRLSALHPKVKTLISDPRRIGCILDINSEISAKTTLIKGPKLTAPEKAIAGFARKYGVSPKALKQENGAFFFEENLPARSAQEILKEEIPSLLWNFPWPKAMRWGAGSRFAWVRPLHKIVCLLENQLISFSLERDGDHAHSLKSGDVSEDGPFGYQEAFKVTSAQTWENRLRSKGLIPFHKERLEKIKTSLEEISQAKNLTVILNDRLLNEVTGLCEIPTAYLGQIEASHMALPHEVRDDLMEEHQRYFPLSQNGKEAPFFAFVANHPFDDNELVSHGNERVLRARLEDGRHFWTQDQKKPLESRVDDLEKMTFQEGLGSQKNRALRLEKLSEKIAKTLGYDANLQKMAGRAGLLLKADLVTEMVGELPSLQGIIGGYYAEHDKETPKIVEAIKQQYLPRGNSGEVPENPVSISAALADRIDTLVKFFSIGLTPTGSGDPFGLRRVALGIFRILQHNHIKADLGELLALASDGTLPENLEDFLIDRLRVQLRQENIEAGIAEAILNLDNTTSENAKIFKKLDGKIISEIFKRASLLQAAEENISGWPDLLNAYRRASSILQAEIKKGWKQQGRIESNLLTSKEETAFFKELKEARPVILEKLQERDFQKAIEIFAQLYRAVDAFFENVLVNDPDEHIRHNRLMLISNFCNLCNRVADFSKIEKKG; via the coding sequence ATGCTCGTGGCGTCATTTCTCCAACACAGAGAGCTGCCTATATCGGGCGTATTAGAACTTTGGCAAAAGCAGCCTGCGAAGCGTGGCTCGAGATGGAGGCATCCAAAAATGGCTGAATTTTTTTTAGAACTTATCAGTGAACAAATTCCTTCCCGTTTTCAGCAATTTGGAGCCGAGACACTCGCTAAGGAATTAGAGAAACGTCTCTCTGCGCTACATCCAAAAGTCAAAACTTTGATTTCTGACCCGAGACGCATTGGTTGCATCTTGGACATTAATTCAGAGATTTCTGCCAAAACAACCCTTATTAAAGGGCCAAAGCTAACAGCGCCTGAAAAAGCCATTGCTGGCTTTGCTCGAAAATATGGCGTTTCACCCAAGGCCTTAAAGCAGGAAAACGGTGCGTTCTTTTTTGAAGAAAATCTGCCCGCCCGATCCGCCCAAGAAATTCTAAAAGAAGAAATTCCTTCTCTACTTTGGAACTTTCCATGGCCTAAAGCGATGCGTTGGGGAGCAGGATCACGTTTTGCATGGGTGCGTCCTCTTCATAAAATTGTTTGCCTTTTAGAAAATCAGCTTATCTCCTTTTCCCTAGAACGTGATGGCGATCACGCCCATAGTCTAAAATCTGGAGATGTCAGCGAAGACGGACCTTTTGGCTATCAAGAAGCATTCAAGGTAACTTCCGCCCAAACATGGGAAAATAGGTTGCGTTCCAAAGGACTTATCCCCTTTCACAAGGAACGTCTGGAGAAAATTAAAACCTCTTTAGAAGAAATTTCTCAGGCCAAGAATCTTACCGTTATCCTTAACGACCGGCTGTTAAATGAAGTCACAGGGCTTTGTGAAATCCCAACCGCCTATCTTGGTCAAATTGAAGCCTCCCATATGGCGCTCCCGCATGAAGTTCGGGATGATCTTATGGAAGAGCATCAGCGCTATTTCCCTCTTTCTCAAAATGGAAAAGAAGCGCCTTTTTTTGCCTTCGTTGCTAACCATCCTTTCGATGATAATGAACTTGTTTCCCATGGAAATGAAAGAGTTCTAAGAGCCCGTCTAGAAGATGGTCGGCATTTTTGGACTCAAGACCAAAAGAAACCTCTTGAAAGCCGTGTGGATGATCTTGAAAAAATGACTTTTCAAGAAGGATTAGGCTCTCAGAAAAATCGTGCCCTGCGCCTTGAAAAACTTTCTGAAAAAATTGCAAAAACACTAGGATATGATGCTAACCTCCAAAAAATGGCAGGACGTGCTGGTTTATTGCTAAAAGCAGACCTTGTGACCGAAATGGTTGGAGAACTTCCTTCCCTGCAAGGTATCATCGGCGGCTATTACGCAGAGCATGATAAAGAAACGCCTAAAATTGTTGAGGCCATCAAGCAGCAATATCTGCCAAGAGGAAATTCTGGTGAAGTGCCTGAAAATCCTGTATCAATTTCAGCTGCGCTTGCAGACCGTATTGATACACTGGTTAAATTTTTCTCTATTGGTTTAACCCCAACTGGCTCTGGTGATCCCTTTGGATTACGCCGTGTTGCACTTGGAATTTTTAGAATCCTTCAACATAACCACATTAAAGCAGACCTCGGAGAACTCTTAGCACTTGCCTCTGATGGTACATTACCTGAAAATTTAGAGGATTTCTTAATAGATCGTTTACGAGTGCAGTTACGTCAAGAAAATATAGAAGCTGGCATTGCCGAGGCCATTTTAAATTTAGACAATACAACGTCTGAAAACGCAAAAATCTTCAAAAAATTAGACGGAAAAATCATTTCTGAAATTTTTAAAAGAGCTTCTCTCCTTCAAGCCGCTGAAGAGAATATTTCTGGCTGGCCAGATCTCCTGAATGCTTACCGCAGAGCAAGCAGTATTTTACAAGCAGAAATAAAAAAAGGATGGAAACAACAGGGAAGAATTGAAAGCAATCTTCTAACATCGAAAGAAGAAACTGCCTTTTTCAAAGAGCTAAAAGAAGCTCGTCCCGTAATTTTGGAAAAACTCCAAGAGCGTGATTTTCAGAAAGCGATTGAAATTTTTGCTCAATTATATCGTGCTGTTGATGCCTTTTTTGAAAATGTTCTCGTCAATGATCCTGACGAGCATATTCGTCATAACCGTTTAATGCTCATTTCAAATTTCTGTAATCTTTGTAATCGAGTTGCCGATTTCTCAAAAATTGAGAAAAAAGGGTAA
- a CDS encoding glycine--tRNA ligase subunit alpha produces the protein MSAPKSNLSRPPSFQELTLRLQTFWAEKGCVLLQPYDMEVGAGTLSPHTALRALGDTPWKAAYVQSCRRPADGRYGENPNRLQHYYQFQVLLKPSPEDSQALLLESYRAIGIDTDKHDIRFVEDDWENPSIGAWGLGWEVWCDGMEVTQFTYFQQVGGIAVTKPSTELTYGLERLAMYVQGVENVYDLDFNGKGVKYGDIFKRAEQDYSKYNFEHSNPAVLQKWFEENEAESTRLSQLGLAQPAYDYCLKASHIFNLLDARGVISPTQRAAYIGRIRTLAKAACEAWLEMEASKNG, from the coding sequence ATGTCCGCTCCAAAATCAAACCTGTCTCGTCCGCCTAGTTTTCAAGAACTAACCTTACGCCTTCAAACTTTCTGGGCAGAAAAAGGATGTGTGCTTCTCCAGCCTTATGACATGGAAGTCGGCGCAGGCACACTTTCACCGCATACAGCGCTTAGAGCGCTCGGCGATACCCCTTGGAAGGCAGCTTATGTACAATCCTGCCGACGTCCTGCCGATGGTCGCTATGGTGAAAATCCAAACCGTCTCCAGCATTATTACCAATTTCAGGTTCTCTTAAAGCCAAGCCCTGAAGATAGCCAAGCGCTCTTGCTCGAAAGCTATCGTGCTATCGGAATTGATACAGACAAGCATGATATCCGCTTTGTCGAAGATGATTGGGAAAATCCCAGCATCGGTGCTTGGGGACTTGGCTGGGAGGTGTGGTGCGATGGCATGGAAGTCACGCAATTTACCTACTTCCAACAGGTTGGCGGCATTGCTGTGACGAAGCCATCAACAGAACTTACTTATGGCTTAGAGCGTCTTGCGATGTACGTTCAAGGTGTTGAAAATGTTTACGACCTTGATTTTAACGGAAAAGGCGTCAAATACGGCGACATTTTTAAGCGTGCCGAACAAGACTATTCCAAATATAATTTTGAGCATTCAAATCCGGCTGTTCTTCAAAAATGGTTTGAGGAAAACGAGGCAGAATCAACACGGCTTTCTCAACTTGGATTGGCACAACCTGCCTATGATTACTGCTTAAAAGCGTCTCACATTTTTAATCTTTTAGATGCTCGTGGCGTCATTTCTCCAACACAGAGAGCTGCCTATATCGGGCGTATTAGAACTTTGGCAAAAGCAGCCTGCGAAGCGTGGCTCGAGATGGAGGCATCCAAAAATGGCTGA